AGGCAATTCTGGAGACCCATATGTCCCGTACAGCTCTCGTCACCGGTGGCAGCCGCGGTATCGGCGCCGCGATTTCCAAGGCGTTGAAGGACGCCGGCTATTCCGTCGCCGCCACATATGCCGGCAATGACGAAGCCGCCGCCAAGTTCACCGGGGAAACCGGCATCAAGACCTTCAAGTGGAACGCGGCGGATTACGAGGCAAGCAAGGCCGGCATCGCCCAGGTCGAGGCCGATCTGGGCCCCGTCGACGTGGTTGTCGCCAATGCCGGCATCACCCGCGACGCGCCGTTCCACAAGATGACCCCGGAGCAGTGGCAGGAGGTGATCGACACCAACCTGACCGGCGTGTTCAACACCGTGCACCCGGTCTGGCCGGGTATGCGCGACCGCAAGTTCGGCCGGGTGATCGTGATCAGCTCGATCAACGGCCAGAAAGGCCAGTTCGCGCAGGTCAACTATGCCGCCACCAAGGCCGGCGATCTGGGCATCGTGAAATCGCTGGCGCAGGAAGGCGCCCGCGCCGGCATCACCGCCAACGCGATCTGCCCCGGCTATATCGCCACCGACATGGTCATGGCCGTGCCGGAAAAGGTGCGCGAGGCGATCATCGGCCAGATCCCGGCCGGCCGTCTCGGCGAACCCGAGGAAATCGCGCGCTGCGTTGTGTTCCTCGCCTCTGACGATGCGGGCTTCATCAACGGCTCCACCATCTCGGCCAATGGCGGGCAATTCTTCGTCTGAGCCACGGACGGATCCGCATGGCGGGGCCGGAGAGCGATCTCCGGCCCCTTCGTTTTGCGGCTGACGCGTCGCGCCGGCCCCGCCGGCCGGGTTTCCGGCCGGGCGCGGGTTGACGCGGTGCCGTCGCCGGGCGAACGCTACGGCTTCACCGAGATGGAAGACCTGCCATGACCCGCCGCGGAGCCACGTTTACCGGATTTGTCGCGATCCTGCTCTGGGCGCTGCTGGCGCTGCTGACCGTGGGCAGCGCACCGACCCCGCCGCTGCTGCTGAATGCCATCTGTTTCGGCATCGGCGGCGGGCTGGGGCTGATCTGGGTCGCCGCCAGCGGCGAGCTGGGCAAGCTGCGGCAGGTGCCGGTCGGGGTCTATGTCTTTGGCGCGGCCGGGCTGTTCGGCTATCACGCGCTCTATTTCTCGGCGCTGCGGCTTGCGCCACCCGCGCAGGCCGGCCTGATCGCCTATCTCTGGCCGCTGCTGATCGTGCTGTTTTCCGGCCTGCTGCCCGGCGAAACGCTGCGGCGCGGCCATCTCGCGGGGGCGCTGCTCGGCTT
This is a stretch of genomic DNA from Pukyongiella litopenaei. It encodes these proteins:
- the phbB gene encoding acetoacetyl-CoA reductase — translated: MSRTALVTGGSRGIGAAISKALKDAGYSVAATYAGNDEAAAKFTGETGIKTFKWNAADYEASKAGIAQVEADLGPVDVVVANAGITRDAPFHKMTPEQWQEVIDTNLTGVFNTVHPVWPGMRDRKFGRVIVISSINGQKGQFAQVNYAATKAGDLGIVKSLAQEGARAGITANAICPGYIATDMVMAVPEKVREAIIGQIPAGRLGEPEEIARCVVFLASDDAGFINGSTISANGGQFFV